One genomic region from Cardinium endosymbiont of Dermatophagoides farinae encodes:
- a CDS encoding Rne/Rng family ribonuclease, translating to MGNELIINSTDNNCRIALLKDGNLFEYQVEKEDNKFKVGDIYLGVIKKVVPSLNASFVDVGYKKDAFLHYLDLGPQFNSLKKAIRYVRHKQGNIKNLVEFVVEPPIDKLGKIGDLLTKGQEVLVQIVKEPISSKGPRIASELTLPGRYMILIPFVDTISISKKITNAEERDRLHRLIASIKPKDFGVIVRTVAKGIDVATLDRDLRDLIDKWQKGMEQLVTALPGEKVIGEVNRAYTILRDMLNESFDSIVVDDQLLYTEIKQYIHTIAPDKEKILKFHQGKIKLFEQLGIERQLKTLFGQTVGIEGGGYLVIEHTEAMHVIDVNSGNRALDEEGQGKMALNVNLAAAQEIARQLRLRDMGGIIVVDFIDIKDIEDRKLLYQKMKELMKEDRAKTSVLPLSKFSIMQITRQRVRPEMNVVTRELCPSCNGTGKIDASILVAEKIEENLRLVLMNQNEKGIRLLLHPYLYAYFTKNLISKRLKWFLRYGRWVTLVEDSSMAVTDYKLVNQNQEEIELH from the coding sequence GTGGGTAACGAATTAATAATTAATAGTACGGATAATAATTGTAGAATAGCACTGTTAAAAGATGGAAATCTTTTTGAATATCAGGTAGAAAAAGAAGACAATAAGTTTAAAGTAGGCGACATTTACTTAGGGGTTATTAAAAAAGTAGTGCCCAGTTTAAATGCAAGTTTTGTGGATGTAGGGTACAAGAAAGATGCTTTTTTGCATTATTTGGATCTTGGTCCACAATTCAATTCTCTGAAAAAGGCTATTCGATATGTCAGGCATAAACAAGGGAATATAAAAAATCTAGTTGAATTTGTAGTTGAGCCGCCCATAGACAAGCTGGGTAAAATTGGAGATCTACTAACAAAAGGGCAAGAGGTATTGGTCCAAATCGTAAAGGAACCTATTTCAAGTAAAGGTCCACGTATAGCTTCTGAATTGACTTTACCTGGTCGTTATATGATTCTTATACCCTTTGTAGATACGATTAGTATTTCCAAAAAAATTACAAATGCAGAAGAGCGTGATCGGCTGCACCGTTTAATCGCTTCCATTAAGCCTAAAGATTTTGGTGTAATTGTGCGTACGGTGGCCAAAGGAATCGATGTGGCCACATTGGACAGAGATCTAAGAGATCTTATCGATAAGTGGCAAAAGGGGATGGAGCAACTGGTTACTGCACTGCCTGGCGAAAAAGTTATCGGGGAAGTAAATAGAGCCTATACTATTTTACGAGACATGCTCAATGAGTCTTTTGACAGCATTGTCGTAGATGACCAGCTTCTTTATACCGAAATAAAGCAGTACATCCATACTATTGCACCTGATAAAGAAAAAATTCTTAAATTCCATCAAGGTAAGATCAAACTCTTTGAGCAATTGGGTATAGAAAGGCAACTGAAAACCTTGTTTGGTCAAACGGTTGGCATAGAAGGGGGGGGGTATTTAGTGATTGAGCATACGGAAGCGATGCACGTCATTGATGTGAACAGCGGCAACAGGGCGCTGGACGAAGAAGGGCAAGGGAAAATGGCTTTAAATGTCAATTTAGCTGCTGCACAAGAAATTGCACGCCAGTTGCGTTTGCGCGACATGGGGGGCATTATAGTAGTGGATTTTATAGATATTAAGGACATAGAAGATCGTAAGCTGCTTTATCAAAAAATGAAGGAGCTGATGAAAGAAGACCGCGCTAAAACTTCTGTTTTGCCCCTGTCAAAGTTTAGCATTATGCAAATCACACGACAGCGGGTACGCCCAGAAATGAATGTAGTCACAAGAGAACTTTGCCCATCTTGTAATGGAACAGGAAAGATCGATGCTTCTATATTGGTTGCAGAAAAAATTGAAGAAAACTTGCGTCTTGTCTTGATGAATCAAAACGAAAAAGGCATAAGGCTCTTGCTGCACCCTTATCTCTATGCCTATTTTACTAAAAACTTGATCTCTAAAAGATTGAAGTGGTTTTTAAGATATGGCAGATGGGTTACATTGGTTGAAGATTCTTCAATGGCAGTAACAGATTACAAACTTGTCAATCAAAATCAAGAAGAAATAGAACTCCATTAG
- a CDS encoding ankyrin repeat domain-containing protein: protein MSVQVEEWIHMDTQGDSSAQEDVQKCLNPVVGPRPNLTPIGLAIWNNNEQIFRSLVKDKRTHINNAGENLNTLVYALAFKEPRLEMAKILLTEGEDEDRLDVTAKDPGSGNTALHMAVQNGYKGVVGLLLEKYGDKIKVNEQNLDGNTALHLAAGAGHKDVVRLLLECKNINPSLTNSDDKTPFNLAKDKGHQECADALLVASDPMFLHEQIIQDIKDSNFAEARIEYWLNQGLKIDATNEDKYVLLMYAINVSNIEAVQFLIGDKQANVNAQDRLGRTALFWTINLFAAEGLIDKDKNKDIFEFLLKNGANPL, encoded by the coding sequence GTGTCAGTACAAGTCGAGGAATGGATACACATGGATACACAAGGTGATAGTTCAGCACAAGAAGATGTACAAAAGTGTTTAAACCCGGTAGTAGGTCCAAGGCCAAATCTGACACCAATAGGATTGGCTATATGGAACAATAATGAACAAATATTTCGGAGTTTAGTCAAAGACAAACGGACTCATATTAATAACGCGGGGGAAAATTTAAATACTCTTGTATATGCACTTGCGTTTAAGGAGCCACGATTGGAAATGGCTAAAATTTTATTGACTGAAGGTGAAGATGAAGATAGGCTAGATGTTACGGCTAAAGATCCAGGGTCAGGTAATACTGCTTTGCATATGGCAGTTCAGAATGGTTATAAAGGTGTTGTAGGGCTACTCCTAGAGAAATATGGAGATAAGATTAAGGTAAATGAACAGAATCTAGATGGGAATACTGCCTTGCATTTAGCAGCAGGAGCGGGTCATAAAGATGTGGTTAGGCTGTTATTAGAATGCAAGAATATTAATCCGAGCCTAACAAATTCCGATGATAAAACTCCATTTAATTTAGCTAAGGATAAAGGCCATCAAGAGTGCGCTGATGCTTTACTCGTTGCTAGTGATCCTATGTTTTTACATGAGCAGATCATACAGGACATTAAGGATAGTAATTTTGCGGAGGCAAGGATAGAATATTGGCTTAATCAAGGTTTAAAGATAGATGCAACGAATGAAGATAAATATGTTTTATTGATGTATGCAATCAACGTTAGTAATATAGAAGCTGTTCAATTCTTAATAGGAGATAAGCAGGCGAATGTGAATGCACAAGATAGGCTTGGGAGGACAGCCCTGTTTTGGACAATAAACTTATTTGCAGCTGAAGGACTGATTGATAAGGATAAAAATAAGGATATATTTGAATTTTTACTAAAAAATGGAGCAAATCCATTATAG
- a CDS encoding CvpA family protein produces MNGLDILLIIPLIWGGYNGLKKGFIVELISSSLLVFGFIKGVALFYTLLPIIKDKLPTLAPCLPVCLAVLMLLIGGGVIYLLTKLIKGMLAISLLGIFDNLLGGVFGLCKVSFFISLLIYCCSCLSITSFPSMYTHNSLLFPLLEPIVPKVLQSFTSIHHLDAFKQWCSWPSA; encoded by the coding sequence ATGAATGGTCTTGATATTTTACTCATTATACCACTTATTTGGGGAGGGTATAATGGGCTTAAAAAAGGGTTTATTGTAGAGCTGATTTCTTCCTCCCTACTGGTATTTGGTTTTATAAAAGGTGTAGCCTTATTTTACACATTGCTCCCCATTATAAAAGATAAATTACCTACTTTAGCGCCTTGCCTTCCTGTTTGCTTAGCGGTTTTAATGCTCTTGATAGGAGGCGGCGTGATTTACTTGCTTACAAAATTGATTAAAGGAATGCTTGCCATTAGCCTTCTGGGTATATTTGATAACCTATTAGGAGGGGTATTTGGGTTGTGTAAAGTATCATTCTTTATCAGTTTGTTGATTTACTGCTGTAGCTGCTTAAGCATTACTTCCTTTCCCAGCATGTATACACATAATAGTTTATTATTTCCACTATTAGAACCCATTGTTCCAAAAGTTTTACAATCTTTTACATCTATACATCACCTCGATGCATTCAAGCAATGGTGCAGCTGGCCATCAGCTTAA
- a CDS encoding SIMPL domain-containing protein: MHENRIKAAMVFSIGLVASSIIFSLAFCYTRSSALEYISVKGLAEREVDANVGIWNMKFESVDNDLEQVNRQIKKQTEILVGFLKQQGFVDKEIIYGAPELRNHSKYDSKSIKYPIEMEVTVHSPNVFLVYETVQKSQELMKLGVCLSYHRYDGPAKFIFTDLNAIKPSMIQEATINAKKAAKQFATDANVRLGKLRKASQGTFSIEKTHLPTKKKVRVVTQMEYAIG, translated from the coding sequence ATGCATGAGAACAGAATAAAAGCTGCTATGGTCTTTAGTATAGGCTTAGTAGCCAGTAGTATTATTTTTAGCTTAGCCTTTTGTTATACCCGCTCAAGCGCTTTAGAATATATCAGCGTAAAGGGGCTTGCAGAAAGAGAGGTGGATGCCAATGTCGGTATATGGAATATGAAGTTCGAGTCAGTGGATAACGATCTAGAGCAAGTAAATAGGCAAATTAAAAAGCAAACAGAAATATTAGTTGGCTTTCTAAAACAACAGGGATTTGTAGATAAAGAAATTATATATGGAGCCCCTGAATTACGTAATCATAGTAAATATGACTCAAAAAGTATTAAATACCCAATAGAGATGGAAGTGACTGTACATTCACCAAATGTATTTTTAGTATACGAAACGGTACAAAAGTCTCAGGAACTAATGAAACTAGGTGTTTGTTTATCTTACCATAGATACGATGGGCCAGCTAAGTTTATCTTTACGGACTTAAATGCAATTAAGCCATCTATGATTCAAGAGGCTACCATAAATGCAAAAAAAGCTGCAAAGCAGTTTGCTACTGATGCAAATGTTCGTCTAGGCAAATTACGTAAAGCCTCTCAAGGTACTTTTTCTATAGAAAAAACCCATCTGCCTACTAAAAAAAAGGTTCGTGTAGTGACCCAAATGGAGTACGCTATTGGGTAA
- a CDS encoding BamA/TamA family outer membrane protein, with the protein MNTIKLKTSFLGQKKPIIQRILQLLLAIYGSCPYATATTRPLSKAIYDQQFLGEAQSNTAAYSDVCEEHRPASTPKLPSEIEFRKRSKGTLPIKEIIIGVSNKHKQALQKHSIYQPNVTFLGMPIEKWLYQWGKNHFNPEKIKNEIAAIQQLYAYRISKATSEKEKTRLAAKRDKLIQRKEFAAVHGNRLMRMGEKPLYYDPMYVRHNEKIFLNYLHSKGYLDAEVTSKTDIQKKIVRVTYYIKQQNLYKIASTSLQVAYKPIRDLLASHSGESFIKIDAPYGYQDFVNEQERIVNLLADNGYFEFDEQYVYFKADLSKNDHTIGVTTIVGVPESTVDKTKIGRIIVDLTTQKQHQSNAGNLQTKVCQGLFFLVPSDGYPLDDLASKIPLRPGDFYNKSKILETYERLYRIATFESIAILPKIEAGELVIYIHAKPYERVRLQTEFGGECINLDLKRLRPTIKLNPTIRRVGGLGLLNIEASIALREEFITKTAANLSQNITYGLRGKFTTPRFILCLPRKTNLMLENFNPSTTIDIGYSFTKNAIYNSKKIDAMLNYDWYSKHVAYQLSPFKVAFDYPQVVDATKISQLKTKLRLPSLLTSIGCIATIRAATPTLYLNSLERYKWMVSIGIEHGGLYEHLALFKKILPKPFEVYKYIKIDIGYRHAFNLTPYTTLAYQAKLGTARGYTATDKVHPDKQYAIGGYGSVRAWDKQMIGPGVYEGDKKEERKGDLLLLGNIELRRKLIGYLEGALFLDIGNTWRLSKNEPSAMQFYLDKFYKAFAIGGGFGLRLNFYNTFVLCGDLAFPLHRPSGKKIKKLEPFFNLAIGYPF; encoded by the coding sequence TTGAATACAATAAAGTTGAAAACTTCTTTCTTAGGTCAGAAAAAACCTATTATACAACGCATCCTACAGCTACTGCTAGCTATTTATGGTAGCTGTCCATATGCAACTGCTACTACTAGACCTCTTTCGAAAGCGATTTATGATCAGCAATTTTTAGGAGAAGCGCAGTCTAACACCGCAGCATACTCGGATGTATGTGAGGAGCATAGACCAGCTTCGACACCAAAATTGCCATCAGAAATCGAATTTCGAAAGAGGTCTAAAGGAACTTTACCTATTAAGGAGATAATCATAGGTGTAAGCAACAAGCATAAGCAAGCATTGCAAAAACACTCTATCTACCAACCCAATGTTACTTTTTTAGGCATGCCCATCGAAAAATGGCTGTATCAGTGGGGTAAAAACCATTTCAACCCTGAAAAAATAAAAAATGAGATCGCCGCAATTCAGCAACTATATGCATACCGCATCAGCAAGGCAACCAGTGAAAAAGAAAAAACGAGGCTTGCGGCCAAACGAGACAAACTGATCCAACGAAAAGAATTTGCAGCGGTACATGGGAACCGCCTTATGCGTATGGGTGAAAAACCGCTATACTATGATCCAATGTATGTACGCCATAATGAAAAAATATTTTTAAACTATCTCCATTCAAAAGGATATTTAGATGCTGAGGTTACCAGCAAGACGGACATCCAAAAAAAAATAGTACGCGTAACCTATTACATAAAGCAGCAAAATCTATATAAAATTGCTTCAACCAGTCTGCAAGTAGCCTATAAACCAATACGGGATCTATTAGCCAGCCACAGTGGTGAAAGCTTTATTAAAATAGACGCCCCTTATGGGTATCAAGATTTTGTCAACGAGCAAGAACGTATTGTCAACTTATTAGCTGATAATGGCTACTTTGAGTTTGACGAACAGTATGTTTACTTTAAAGCCGATCTATCAAAAAATGATCATACAATAGGGGTGACTACTATAGTAGGCGTACCAGAATCTACAGTAGATAAAACCAAAATAGGACGGATCATAGTGGACTTAACCACCCAAAAGCAGCACCAATCCAATGCTGGCAACCTACAAACAAAAGTATGTCAAGGCCTCTTTTTTTTGGTTCCATCAGATGGATATCCTCTAGATGATCTAGCCAGCAAAATACCCCTTCGACCTGGTGATTTTTATAACAAAAGTAAGATTTTAGAAACATATGAACGGCTCTACCGAATTGCTACATTTGAATCTATTGCCATTTTACCCAAAATAGAAGCAGGTGAGCTCGTCATTTATATTCATGCAAAGCCTTATGAACGTGTAAGGTTGCAAACAGAATTCGGAGGGGAGTGTATTAACCTAGACCTTAAAAGACTCCGCCCTACCATCAAACTAAACCCTACGATAAGGCGCGTTGGTGGACTAGGATTATTAAACATAGAAGCAAGCATTGCGCTTAGGGAAGAATTTATAACGAAAACAGCCGCTAATCTTTCCCAGAATATTACATATGGATTACGGGGTAAATTCACTACACCACGTTTTATACTGTGTTTACCACGAAAAACCAATCTGATGCTGGAAAATTTTAATCCAAGCACCACCATAGATATCGGGTATAGTTTTACAAAAAATGCCATTTACAATAGCAAAAAAATAGATGCCATGTTGAACTATGATTGGTACAGCAAACATGTTGCATACCAACTTTCACCATTTAAAGTGGCATTTGATTACCCCCAAGTGGTAGATGCAACAAAAATAAGCCAACTTAAAACAAAATTAAGGTTACCCTCTCTTTTGACAAGCATAGGATGCATAGCTACCATAAGAGCAGCCACCCCTACCCTATATTTAAATTCGTTAGAAAGGTATAAATGGATGGTTTCCATTGGCATAGAACATGGAGGATTATATGAACATCTTGCACTATTCAAGAAAATTTTACCTAAACCATTTGAAGTGTATAAGTATATTAAAATTGATATCGGATACCGCCATGCTTTTAACCTTACACCCTATACGACACTAGCTTACCAGGCTAAATTAGGTACTGCTAGGGGCTATACTGCAACAGATAAGGTCCATCCAGACAAACAATATGCAATAGGAGGATATGGTAGCGTTCGGGCTTGGGATAAACAAATGATTGGCCCTGGTGTATACGAAGGAGATAAAAAGGAAGAACGAAAAGGTGATCTGCTCTTGCTAGGCAATATAGAGCTACGCCGAAAGCTAATTGGCTACCTAGAGGGCGCCCTTTTCCTGGATATAGGAAATACTTGGCGGTTGTCAAAAAATGAACCATCAGCAATGCAATTCTATTTAGATAAATTTTACAAAGCATTTGCTATAGGAGGTGGATTTGGGTTAAGATTAAATTTTTACAATACCTTTGTACTATGTGGGGATTTAGCTTTTCCGTTGCATAGACCTTCTGGAAAGAAAATAAAAAAGCTAGAACCCTTTTTCAATTTAGCCATTGGCTATCCTTTTTAA
- the rpsT gene encoding 30S ribosomal protein S20, giving the protein MANHKSAEKRIRSSRAKYLRNRYQLKTCRTFVKKVGKLTDKNAAEQLLPKVFSMLDKLAAKNIVHKNKSAGSKAKLAKYVNRLTVAAA; this is encoded by the coding sequence ATGGCAAATCATAAATCAGCTGAAAAACGAATCAGGTCAAGCCGTGCTAAGTATCTTCGCAATCGTTATCAGTTAAAAACATGTAGAACCTTTGTGAAAAAGGTTGGTAAGCTTACGGATAAAAATGCTGCAGAGCAGTTGTTACCTAAGGTTTTTTCTATGTTAGATAAGCTTGCAGCAAAAAACATAGTGCACAAAAATAAGAGCGCTGGTAGTAAAGCTAAGCTTGCTAAGTATGTAAATAGGTTAACTGTAGCTGCAGCCTAA
- the radC gene encoding RadC family protein yields the protein MAREIYATVPLRIQDWAPEDRPREKLLRQGASSLTDAELLAVLIGSGTRNTSVVVLAQHILKTSGNSLQELAKRSVQELRRFRGIGEAKAVAIVCAMELTRRRAYEPVIKKELVNSSLKAYRLLQPDLTGKSVEEFWVLLLNRANYLIKKIKISSGGTSRTIVDAKFLFRLVLDHQAVAIILAHNHPSGNTTPSTADIELTNTLSKAGELLDVAVLDHIIFTDRTYFSFSDEGMV from the coding sequence ATGGCACGGGAGATATATGCAACAGTTCCGCTAAGAATACAAGACTGGGCGCCAGAAGACCGACCAAGGGAAAAACTACTACGCCAAGGGGCTTCTAGTTTAACGGATGCAGAACTTTTAGCTGTGTTGATAGGTTCTGGTACCCGCAACACAAGCGTTGTGGTATTGGCACAACATATTTTAAAAACCAGTGGCAATAGCCTGCAAGAGCTGGCCAAACGTTCTGTACAGGAATTACGGCGCTTTAGGGGTATAGGGGAAGCAAAAGCGGTTGCTATTGTCTGTGCTATGGAACTTACCCGTAGGCGGGCTTATGAGCCTGTTATTAAAAAAGAACTGGTTAACAGCTCTCTTAAAGCTTATAGACTGCTACAGCCAGATTTAACCGGTAAGTCTGTAGAAGAGTTTTGGGTTTTGTTGCTCAATAGGGCGAATTATCTAATCAAGAAGATAAAAATCAGTAGTGGCGGTACGAGTAGAACCATTGTAGATGCTAAATTTTTATTTAGACTGGTGTTAGACCATCAGGCTGTTGCCATTATATTAGCCCATAATCATCCTTCTGGTAATACTACTCCAAGTACTGCTGATATTGAATTGACCAACACGCTTAGCAAGGCTGGGGAGTTGCTTGATGTAGCGGTTCTAGATCATATTATATTTACAGATAGAACCTACTTCAGTTTTTCTGATGAAGGGATGGTTTGA
- a CDS encoding ankyrin repeat domain-containing protein, which produces MKRYTHYRLGLLIGLLSLHILSACVHTRQELGTNEKKCLPNWSDRARYIAEALYTTSILGGAIYGVINHLTHPAAAHNITASSSTISTMRSFIPTNRTTSATPHRSIILSSIAPTEAGFILNATEVDPSTLAINGKPFELTTDAEPADGIAIKNPMILEEHILNDIIDSGFSTKRIQHWLNKGLDIDAKEPKTGLTLSMHPIWLRKPIAFRFIMSNGADVNISNKYGYTLTMLAAGQGLEDTIDYLIKIKGADVCKKDVYGQTARDLTANISNPDIQTRIHNEFTEAMKKQNCTSYTNQD; this is translated from the coding sequence ATGAAAAGGTATACGCACTATAGGTTAGGCCTACTCATTGGGCTCTTAAGTTTACATATTTTGTCTGCTTGTGTGCATACAAGGCAAGAATTGGGTACAAATGAAAAGAAATGCTTGCCTAACTGGAGCGATAGGGCCAGGTATATAGCGGAGGCATTATATACAACGTCCATTCTAGGTGGGGCAATCTATGGTGTTATTAACCATCTTACACATCCAGCAGCTGCGCATAATATAACAGCTAGTAGTAGTACTATATCCACCATGCGATCATTTATACCAACCAATCGGACCACAAGCGCCACGCCACATAGAAGCATTATATTATCCAGTATAGCCCCTACAGAAGCAGGGTTTATTCTTAATGCAACAGAAGTGGACCCAAGCACATTGGCTATTAATGGGAAACCATTTGAATTGACTACTGATGCAGAACCTGCCGATGGCATAGCAATAAAGAATCCTATGATTTTAGAGGAGCATATTTTGAATGATATCATCGATAGTGGTTTCTCAACAAAAAGGATACAGCATTGGCTGAACAAAGGCCTAGATATAGATGCAAAAGAACCGAAAACAGGGTTGACGCTATCGATGCATCCAATATGGTTGAGAAAACCAATCGCCTTTCGATTCATAATGAGTAATGGGGCGGATGTGAATATAAGCAATAAATACGGGTACACACTCACAATGTTAGCAGCAGGGCAAGGTCTTGAGGATACAATTGATTATCTAATAAAAATTAAAGGGGCGGATGTTTGTAAAAAAGATGTATATGGTCAGACAGCACGAGACCTTACAGCAAACATTAGCAACCCGGATATACAGACACGGATTCACAACGAATTCACCGAAGCAATGAAAAAGCAGAACTGTACATCATATACTAATCAAGACTAA
- a CDS encoding nicotinamide mononucleotide transporter family protein, which produces MTKDQLFTAIIGAGKWLIHDQQSLLEFSVVIASILAHVLEARQNIWSKILAFPIAFTNIYVYSVRQLYGKVIYSIIFIFFNLYAYLRWKGSIRRKPVEVSRTSHKMLLSITGMSMLGGMGCHLIIGKYLHAASYGDAYYLSFGFMDKWLMSHKKLERWTIALFRHIAFSLACYQIGAIMLCIHHLILSCIGIYGQIKWYTSYKGNLP; this is translated from the coding sequence ATGACGAAAGACCAACTTTTCACCGCCATAATCGGCGCAGGAAAATGGTTAATCCATGACCAACAAAGCTTATTGGAATTTAGTGTAGTCATTGCATCCATTTTGGCCCATGTTTTAGAGGCACGCCAAAATATTTGGAGCAAAATTTTGGCTTTTCCTATTGCTTTTACAAACATTTATGTCTATTCCGTTAGACAGCTCTATGGAAAAGTAATCTATAGCATTATTTTTATATTCTTCAATCTATATGCCTATCTAAGATGGAAGGGAAGCATCCGTCGAAAACCTGTAGAAGTGAGCAGAACCTCTCATAAGATGCTTTTATCCATTACCGGTATGAGCATGTTAGGTGGGATGGGTTGCCACCTTATAATAGGCAAGTATCTGCATGCTGCATCATATGGCGATGCCTATTACCTTTCTTTTGGTTTTATGGACAAGTGGCTTATGTCACATAAAAAATTAGAAAGGTGGACCATTGCGCTTTTTCGCCACATAGCCTTCTCGCTGGCTTGCTATCAAATAGGGGCGATCATGCTATGTATCCATCACCTTATTTTATCATGTATAGGCATTTATGGTCAAATCAAATGGTATACATCTTACAAAGGGAACCTACCCTAA
- the typA gene encoding translational GTPase TypA: MQPLRNIAIIAHVDHGKTTLLDNLLKQSGTFRAHQEVAERVMDSNDLERERGITILAKCTSLVWKDTRINIVDTPGHADFGGEVERILSMVDGVVLLVDAAEGTMPQTKFVLSKALKLGLRPIVVVNKIDRSDARVAEVEDEILELFMALEATEAQFNFPIAYASGRSGWASRTLDAERKDLSPLFDLILDHVPAPTVDLNSDFSMLITAREYDPYLGRMLTGRIFTGSLKVQQPIKALNKDGAVVEHGKVTKIMAFRGMDHVPIETAHAGDIVAIAGMQRANVADTICAPTVMNALPALPIDPPTLAINFSVNDSPLVGTEGSKVTFNAIRDRLMRELESNVSIQVTESPVKDSFEVAGRGELQLGVLIETMRREGFELSISRPRVLIKLGPNGEKLEPLEEIQIELDDAFSGSVIESMSLRKAEMRDLRPMGGGKTRIIFVGPSRGLIGYYGTFLTETRGTGIMNRTFHSYGSYRGVIAGRRNGVLISMGMGDAVAYALFNLADRGKLFIGAGEKVYGGMIVGEHNRDNDLEVNLLKGKQLTNMRASSSDESIRLSPPVVMTLEEAITYIKDDERVEVTPKSIRLRKVILDPNERKRAAKSSH, from the coding sequence ATGCAACCATTACGTAATATTGCCATTATAGCACACGTAGACCACGGAAAAACAACTTTACTAGATAACCTATTAAAACAAAGTGGCACATTTAGGGCCCATCAAGAAGTAGCCGAGCGGGTTATGGATTCAAATGATTTAGAGCGGGAGCGTGGCATTACAATTCTGGCCAAGTGTACCTCTTTAGTTTGGAAAGATACCCGGATCAATATTGTAGATACACCTGGTCACGCCGATTTTGGTGGAGAGGTAGAGCGTATTTTAAGCATGGTAGATGGTGTGGTCTTATTAGTGGATGCAGCAGAAGGGACGATGCCTCAAACGAAGTTTGTTTTAAGTAAAGCATTAAAGCTGGGGTTGCGTCCTATTGTAGTAGTCAATAAGATTGACCGTTCGGATGCACGTGTAGCAGAGGTTGAAGATGAAATCTTAGAGCTTTTTATGGCACTTGAGGCTACAGAAGCACAGTTTAACTTTCCTATTGCCTATGCTTCTGGAAGGTCAGGTTGGGCCAGTAGAACATTAGATGCGGAGCGAAAAGACCTATCTCCTTTATTTGATTTAATTCTAGATCATGTACCTGCTCCAACTGTCGATTTAAATAGTGACTTTTCCATGCTTATAACGGCAAGGGAGTATGATCCTTATCTAGGTCGTATGTTAACAGGACGTATCTTTACAGGGAGCTTAAAAGTACAACAACCGATCAAGGCGCTGAATAAAGATGGTGCGGTAGTAGAGCATGGTAAGGTTACAAAAATTATGGCTTTCCGTGGTATGGACCATGTGCCGATTGAGACCGCACATGCTGGTGATATTGTTGCTATTGCAGGCATGCAACGTGCCAACGTAGCCGATACCATTTGCGCACCTACTGTGATGAATGCCCTCCCTGCGCTTCCTATAGACCCACCTACATTGGCTATTAACTTTTCAGTTAATGATTCTCCACTAGTTGGAACGGAAGGGAGCAAGGTTACCTTTAATGCCATACGGGATAGGCTAATGCGTGAACTGGAATCAAACGTATCTATTCAAGTAACAGAAAGCCCGGTTAAAGATTCTTTTGAAGTAGCTGGACGTGGTGAATTACAATTGGGTGTTTTAATAGAAACGATGAGAAGGGAGGGGTTTGAACTTTCCATTAGCAGGCCACGGGTGTTGATTAAGCTAGGGCCTAATGGTGAAAAGCTAGAGCCACTAGAAGAAATTCAAATAGAATTAGACGATGCATTTTCAGGATCTGTTATTGAATCTATGAGTTTGCGAAAAGCAGAAATGAGAGATCTACGTCCAATGGGAGGGGGCAAAACACGTATCATTTTTGTTGGGCCATCACGTGGTTTAATTGGCTATTATGGCACCTTTCTTACTGAAACGAGGGGTACTGGTATTATGAATAGGACCTTTCATAGTTATGGTAGCTATCGTGGCGTTATTGCTGGACGGCGCAATGGGGTACTTATTTCTATGGGGATGGGTGATGCAGTTGCCTATGCACTTTTTAATTTAGCTGACCGAGGTAAGCTATTTATCGGTGCAGGTGAAAAGGTGTATGGTGGGATGATTGTAGGCGAACACAATAGGGATAATGATTTAGAGGTGAACCTATTAAAAGGGAAGCAGCTTACCAATATGCGTGCATCAAGTTCAGATGAATCCATTCGGTTAAGTCCACCTGTGGTGATGACATTAGAAGAAGCCATTACCTATATCAAGGATGATGAACGTGTAGAAGTCACACCAAAATCGATCCGTTTGCGCAAAGTAATATTAGATCCCAATGAGCGAAAAAGAGCTGCTAAATCCAGTCATTAA